In Nitrosococcus watsonii C-113, the DNA window TCAGTTACCTCCATCTGAATCATTATGCTGCCCTTAGCCACGGTTTGTACCTCCCAAGCCTAAATAGAAAATTTAACACTCATTCCAGAAATAGAGAGTCCTATCTAGTTTAGTTGCCCAAAATGGCAATTTCATCAAACCGGAAGCTATGCTTGAGGCTCAGAAAATAGACCCGAAAAGGAGTCTCAAAGAAAACAAGGCGTTGAAACAGGAAACGAGCTACGGGTGGCAAGCCAGCCTATGGAAGTCTGTGGATATTTGAGAGAGAAAAGCACGCCACGGCAACACCAATAATGAAAAGAGTAATACTCGCTAGCCAGAATCCCATAGCCCAACGGCGGTGTTTCTTACCCTTATCACCCCAGCATGTTGCTTCTCCTTCTTTTTCTCCTGCTGTGTGAGGATTGTCGTCGTCACTCGCTTTATCAGCCTCAAGCTTTCTACGAATATGTTTGAGAAAGGCAAACTGGGAGCAATAAGCAGAAACGGTCACGAAAACAGCGAAAGCTAAGCCTATAGTCCAAATAACCATCGCCCCTTTTGCCCACGGATGATCGATCTGAACACATGTATCAGTTGTTCTTACAATAGCGCCATATAAAGCCATGAACGCAATCAAGGCACCACCATTCAGCAAGTAAAGTGGCCGTAATGCCGCATGCTCAAAGGCCGCCGTGGCTTTTAGCAACTCGGATTCTGAAGCTAGTTTGGCCTTAAATCGCTCAAGCTCTTTATTAGAATGGAGAGTCGTTTTGCACATGAGTAGCCACCTTCTAAATAGGTTAATCTGCATTTCTTCAAACACAGATTGTGGATAGGCTGATATTATGGTTTGGCCAAATTGGATTTAATACTATCAAGAGACCATCATGACTGCTGACCTCGATCTGTTCAAAGAATGCTACCGTCGAGCTGATGAGGCTATCGCTAATGCGTCCAAGAATGAATTGGCTGAATGCGCTAGGATTCTGGCATTGAATGTAGCCCACTACCAGCAACAGTATGGAAATCTGCCCCTGGAAGAACAGAATAAGCTATTCAATGCTAACGAAATAGAGCCGGAAACGGCCAAATTATTGGCCGCGGGTATGTTACAGCTGCTTTCCAGTTTGGCTGTGGCAACAGGCGATGCAGAGGCTTTTGGCAAGTATGAGGCGATGAAGCAGACTTTTCATTGAGAATTTCTAATATTCAAATAACACTGTGTCCTTAGTTTATCGGGCTGGTCCAGGAACGGGCTTAAAAACCAGTTCGATGAAGTAGCGTGGAAGAGGCTCAGAATAGTATTTGGGGGAACTAAAGAGGAAAATTATTGATAATTTTCTCAAATTAAGACTTTAAAAAGTATTTATTTTGAATCTTATTGTAAATTTCAGGGTTAGTTGTGCTGGCACACACCTGGCCCGGGATAGTACTAAACAAATAAAAAGGCCAGGTGCTGGCACACCTGGCCTTCGAGTTAAAACGTTCAAACGAGACATTTCGAAACGTTCTAGATGAATAGAATAAACGAGACATTTCGAAACGTTCTAGATGAATAGAATAGCGGAAAACAACAATAATTTCGATACCTTTATTTCGGGTGGCAATGGCTGCGGGCATAGCCCCGCTCATCCACGGTGGTTTTCGCCGCCGGAGAATCACAAGGAGCGCCCGCGCATTCTAGGCAAGCTCAGCGAGAAAATCCGCGCTTATTACCATGACCCAGAGGCCATTTTGCCCTCCCTTAACCTTGCTAACGGAAGTGAGCGGAAGCAGCGTAGCGAGCGGCGGGAGGCTTGCCTCCAGGTCTTAAGCTGTCTGACCCATTATCTCGATCTGGTGACTCTCCGGGTTGGCATCCCTTGGAAGGATGGCTCCTTTGGTGGAATCAGCATGGAACGCATTGCAACCCTATGTGGTATTGGTCTAAGGCGTGCCGAGCGCGCCATTCGCGACCTAGTTGCGGCCGGCATCATTACCGTTCACCCCATTGCCAAGCAGTCTGGCCTTGCCACGTACACGGGTTACCCCGCAATCCGCACTATTTCGACCTCTTTATTTAAAGCCTTTGGCTTAAGTAAGTGGCTGCGCCATGAACGCGATAAAGCTTCCAGACGCCACCACAAGCAAAAAAGAAGAGAGGAGCCCATAGGTCGGCTGGAATTAATCATCAAAGCGGCAGAGGCAAAAAAAACGCAGCATAATCAAACCCGAACGCCAGAGGAAACCACGCCGCAAAAATCACCGCCCTCGCAAGACCCGCGTTCCGCTATCGCCCATCTCAAGAAAATTGTCATCGGTAAAAGACGACCCCCTTAATTTCTCCTTTTTTCCTTCCTGGCCGTCCATTATTAACTCCCTTACAGCGTAAGTAAGGGTTGGATTTGCCTGCTTGCAATCCTTTCAAATTATTTTCTCTCTGAACCCCGCCTTATTTAATATCAACGGAGCGAATTTTATCTCTCGCAGGGTGATTCTCTCGATGGAGCCTCATTTGCTTGTGTAAAGCTTAATATTAAGTGTCGGTATACTTCTAATTAGCTGTCGGCTAAGGAGAAATTATAAAAAAGTACTTAAACTTAAGTGTCGTCATTAGGTT includes these proteins:
- a CDS encoding helix-turn-helix domain-containing protein, which encodes MNRIAENNNNFDTFISGGNGCGHSPAHPRWFSPPENHKERPRILGKLSEKIRAYYHDPEAILPSLNLANGSERKQRSERREACLQVLSCLTHYLDLVTLRVGIPWKDGSFGGISMERIATLCGIGLRRAERAIRDLVAAGIITVHPIAKQSGLATYTGYPAIRTISTSLFKAFGLSKWLRHERDKASRRHHKQKRREEPIGRLELIIKAAEAKKTQHNQTRTPEETTPQKSPPSQDPRSAIAHLKKIVIGKRRPP